The Sesamum indicum cultivar Zhongzhi No. 13 unplaced genomic scaffold, S_indicum_v1.0 scaffold00516, whole genome shotgun sequence genome includes a window with the following:
- the LOC105180285 gene encoding uncharacterized protein LOC105180285 has protein sequence MSRKGKEACNTSSDPKSRADDAWWDMPQVSLLIELMYEHYKKGHIFSSTFSEQIWREIGIELSQRNKTQYTVAQLKGKANRLRMLWRKFYDLVSKRTGFGWDPTTCTVNASEDRWAEWIASGLEKKGFPHFDLCTEMFSSSEATGSHARSSAMPPVSNNDNDDVDVSCPAMATGNPLASEPEQNPTATRGRQQKGGQSDRLKRVEKCIDAITACSEAKTRKLANISNDNIEDCMAALSKMEGLQRYLFFAAQDQFLLKLRRQMFLLMSDEDKRAWVESLKK, from the exons ATGAGTCGAAAGGGCAAGGAGGCATGTAACACGTCTTCGGATCCAAAGTCACGGGCTGACGATGCTTGGTGGGATATGCCACAGGTGTCTCTGCTCATTGAATTAATGTATGAGCATTACAAGAAAGGACACATTTTCTCATCAACATTTAGTGAGCAAATTTGGCGTGAGATCGGGATTGAATTGTCCCAACGTAATAAAACACAATACACAGTTGCGCAGCTTAAAGGTAAGGCTAACAGGCTTCGGATGCTTTGGCGTAAGTTTTATGATTTGGTGTCCAAACGGACTGGTTTTGGTTGGGACCCAACAACGTGCACCGTGAATGCATCAGAGGATCGTTGGGCTGAATGGATCGCG TCTGGCTTAGAAAAGAAGGGTTTTCCTCATTTTGATTTATGTACTGAGATGTTCTCATCTTCTGAGGCCACTGGTAGCCATGCCCGTTCTTCTGCCATGCCTCCTGTCTCCAACAACGATAATGATGACGTTGATGTAAGCTGCCCTGCAATGGCTACTGGTAATCCACTTGCATCCGAGCCCGAGCAAAATCCAACAGCAACAAGAGGTCGGCAGCAAAAAGGGGGGCAAAGTGATCGGTTGAAGCGAGTTGAAAAATGCATTGATGCCATAACCGCTTGCAGTGAAGCCAAAACTCGGAAGCTGGCAAATATTTCGAACGATAATATTGAAGACTGCATGGCTGCGCTGTCTAAAATGGAGGGACTACAGCGGTACTTATTCTTTGCAGCGCAAGATCAGTTTTTGTTGAA